In Sphaeramia orbicularis chromosome 3, fSphaOr1.1, whole genome shotgun sequence, a genomic segment contains:
- the tmc3 gene encoding LOW QUALITY PROTEIN: transmembrane channel-like protein 3 (The sequence of the model RefSeq protein was modified relative to this genomic sequence to represent the inferred CDS: inserted 2 bases in 1 codon; deleted 1 base in 1 codon; substituted 2 bases at 2 genomic stop codons) produces MSTVSEPLVSNSSRSLSAAKRHKSIRKNSRRIYSAYRDHQQGSSDDEDKEDERVDSNDPEEMFQNIQHQKEIIANIRTRPWPMRRKLKVLKQAREIVLKYEGRLTRTRGYQTAGADVLLKVSRVLYNVVVLSFXWEVRIKKHXKXGVASYFIFLRWLFGINIVLTIMTRSLPRPPELLAGAPFGTTRSKTIPKEHLASAQDLDTIWSLGGYLQYSVLFYGYYGRVRKIGSAGYRLPLAYFLVGMAVFAYSFIILLRKMAKNSRLSLASASDENFTFCWRVFCAWDYLIGNPEAAESKGAAIVNNIREAIVEEQEKKKDTSLAVLISLRILANILVLLSLAGSIYIIYFVVDRSQKLEQEKPELTLWEKNEVSVVVSLITMIAPSAFELVAQLEMYHPRTSLRFQLARVLVLYLGNLYSLIIALLDKVNSMSSAVSTNPGNWSDTSSFLATISQPDTDSLSTSVSEISVSEHRNVTSSTIATVLEVSNSTRSSLVSMSNQTALFEKNTRSQQDQCWETYVGQEMLKLSIIDMIFTVASILLIDFIRGLVVRYLSDCCCWDLESKFPEYGEFKIAENVLHLIYNQGMIWMGAFFSPCLPAFNVLKLIGLMYLRSWAVLTCNVPHQQVFRASRSNNFYLAMLLFMLFLCMLPTIFAIVRYRPSQHCGPFSGQEKIYDIISETVASDFPLWFSKVMSYVTSPIVVLPALLLLFMLIYYLQAIARSLKFTNNQLRMQLQTERTEDKKKVFQLAAARLQAPEAGADKTTEQQESDVTSHDASIHTPSPRRNGSVANFESPVRRGNSIRTISQSASRADLNRGGVAGSSRSPTVSILPKHRLEHRPPPFLGGPSGTCRSKSYHHMMHNPPSRYSDNIHSDPLYRKTIRSLHPVEAAGIITAQSYSGRRGHTTRYVIVNEHEPRKKLLRSTTRIPRHYLMEEPAEILELYPRNIKRYTTRAVHHHHPHRSHSSQQHLSEEEEEEEEPGNCRRRVVLGKTHRPRSLSDLHQPAQFYIGDRGESHGSTTKDKGRYGGRDEEEEEDGEGETDWGDVEANARGADPVVVRTRRYIHSPGRHCQSPGKTRHVESYVKPKMRPKLEPPLTESDSASVASSSDQQNSSIDQYIQVIHNKERYLKSDARHGKMAKKKSKTSFDPHGSESNDLVCSNV; encoded by the exons aCAGGCCAGGGAGATCGTTCTGAAGTACGAGGGCCGACTGACCAGAACCAGAGGTTACCAGACTGCAGGAGCTGATGTAC TGCT AAAAGTGTCCCGTGTGCTTTACAACGTCGTGGTTCTGTCATT CTGGGAAGTGAGGATCAAGAAACATTGAAAGTGA GGGGTGGCCTCCTACTTCATCTTCCTCCGGTGGTTGTTCGGCATCAACATCGTT CTCACCATCATGACCCGGAGCCTTCCTCGTCCTCCCGAG CTTCTGGCTGGAGCTCCGTTTGGAACAACGAGGAGTAAAACCATCCCCAAAGAGCATCTGGCTTCGGCCCAGGACCTGGACACCATCTGGTCTCTCGGG GGTTATCTGCAGTACTCGGTGTTATTCTACGGTTACTATGGCAGAGTGAGGAAGATCGGCAGTGCCGGATACCGACTACCACTCGCCTACTTCCTGGTTGGGATGGCCGTCTTTGCCTACAGTTTCATCATCCTGTTAAGAAA AATGGCTAAGAACTCTCGTCTGAGCTTGGCCAGTGCCTCTGATGAGAACTTCACGTTCTGCTGGAGGGTTTTCTGTGCCTGGGATTATCTGATCGGAAACCCAGAGGCTGCAGAGAGTAAAGGGGCCGCCATCGTCAACAACATCAGG GAAGCCATCGTTGAAgagcaagagaagaagaaggacacCAGTCT AGCCGTCCTGATCAGCCTGCGTATCTTAGCGAACATCCTGGTGCTGCTGTCTCTGGCCGGCAGCATCTACATCATCTACTTTGTGGTGGATCGCTCTCAGAAACTGGAGCAGGAGAAGCCGGAGCTGACGCTGTGGGAGAAGAATGAG GTCAGTGTGGTGGTGTCTCTCATCACCATGATCGCTCCATCAGCCTTTGAACTCGTCGCTCAGCTGGAGATGTATCACCCCCGAACATCTCTGCGATTCCAACTGGCCAG GGTTCTCGTTTTATATCTGGGAAATCTCTACAGCCTCATCATCGCCTTACTGGATAAAGTCAACAGTATGAGCTCTGCTGTGAGTACAAA CCCAGGTAACTGGTCCGACACCAGCTCCTTCCTGGCCACCATCTCCCAGCCTGACACCGACAGCCTGTCCACCTCAGTGTCTGAGATCTCCGTCTCTGAACACCGTAACGTCACATCGTCCACCATCGCCACAGTGCTGGAGGTGTCCAACAGCACCAGGAGCAGCTTAGTGTCCATGTCCAACCAGACGGCTCTGTTTGAGAAGAACACCCGCTCCCAGCAGGACCAGTGCTGGGAGACCTACGTGGGACAG GAGATGCTGAAGCTGTCCATCATTGACATGATCTTCACAGTGGCCAGTATCCTTCTGATTGACTTCATCAGAGGTTTGGTGGTTCGCTACCTGAGTGACTGCTGCTGCTGGGATTTAGAGAGCAAGTTT CCTGAATATGGAGAATTCAAAATAGCAGAGAATGTCTTACACCTGATTTATAACCAAGGGATGATCTG GATGGGGGCCTTTTTCTCCCCCTGCCTCCCTGCCTTCAACGTCCTGAAGCTGATTGGTCTGATGTATCTGAGGAGCTGGGCGGTTCTCACCTGTAATGTTCCCCATCAGCAGGTCTTCAGAGCGTCCAG GTCCAACAACTTCTACCTGGCCATGCTGCTGTTCATGCTGTTCCTCTGTATGCTGCCCACCATCTTTGCCATAGTGAGGTACAGACCCTCCCAGCACTGTGGACCGTTCAG TGGTCAGGAGAAGATTTATGACATCATCTCTGAGACGGTGGCCAGTGATTTCCCCTTGTGGTTCAGTAAAGTCATGAGTTACGTCACCAGTCCTATTGTGGTTCTACcagctctgctgctgctgtt CATGCTGATATACTATCTCCAGGCCATCGCTAGATCCCTAAAGTTTACCAACAACCAGCTGAGGATGCAGCTTCAGACT GAGCGGACTGAGGACAAGAAGAAAGTCTTCCAGTTGGCTGCAG CCCGGCTACAGGCTCCGGAGGCGGGGGCCGATAAAACCACGGAGCAGCAGGAGAGTGATGTCACCAGCCACGACGCCTCCATCCACACTCCGTCACCGCGACGCAACGGCAGCGTCGCAAACTTTGAGTCTCCTGTTCGCCGTGGCAATAGCATCCGCACAATCAGCCAATCAGCATCCAGGGCGGACCTCAACAGAGGAGGCGTGGCTGGGTCGTCCAGAAGTCCAACAGTGTCCATCCTGCCCAAACACAGGCTGGAGCACAG GCCTCCGCCATTTCTTGGGGGTCCTAGCGGCACCTGCAGGTCCAAGTCCTACCACCACATGATGCACAATCCTCCATCTCGCTATTCTGACAACATCCACTCTGACCCCCTGTACAGGAAGACCATTCGCTCCTTACATCCTGTCGAGGCAGCCGGGATCATCACAGCTCAGAGTTACAGCGGACGGCGAGGCCACACCACCCGATACGTGATCGTCAATGAGCACGAGCCAAGGAAGAAGCTGCTGCGTTCGACCACACGCATCCCACGCCATTATCTGATGGAGGAACCTGCAGAGATCCTGGAGCTGTACCCGCGAAACATCAAACGCTACACGACCCGAgctgttcatcatcatcatcctcacagGTCGCATTCGTCACAACAGCACCTgagtgaagaggaagaggaggaggaggaaccggGAAACTGCAGAAGGAGAGTAGTTTTGGGTAAAACTCATCGGCCTCGGTCCCTGTCGGATCTGCACCAGCCGGCGCAGTTTTACATCGGAGACCGAGGGGAAAGCCACGGCTCCACGACCAAAGACAAAGGACGGTATGGCGGtcgagatgaggaagaggaggaggacggtgAAGGAGAAACAGACTGGGGGGATGTGGAGGCCAATGCCAGGGGAGCAGACCCTGTTGTGGTTCGCACCCGCCGCTACATCCACTCCCCAGGAAGACACTGTCAGTCGCCGGGCAAGACCAGGCACGTGGAGTCGTATGTGAAGCCGAAGATGAGGCCGAAGCTTGAGCCTCCTCTCACCGAGTCCGACTCGGCGTCCGTGGCCTCCAGCAGCGACCAGCAGAACAGCAGCATCGACCAGTACATCCAGGTCATCCACAACAAGGAGCGCTATCTGAAATCTGACGCCAGGCACGGAAAGATGGCCAAGAAGAAGTCCAAGACCAGCTTCGATCCACACGGGTCCGAGTCAAACGACCTGGTCTGCTCCAACGTGTGA